The following proteins come from a genomic window of Flavobacteriaceae bacterium MAR_2010_188:
- a CDS encoding tRNA-specific 2-thiouridylase, translated as MKRVVVGLSGGVDSSVAAFLLKEQGYDVIGLFMKNWHDDSVTISDECPWLDDSNDAMLVADKLGIPFQTIDLSEQYKEKIVDYMFNEYKMGRTPNPDVLCNREIKFDVFMKVAEDLGADYVATGHYCRKGEIKDGDKTIYSLIAGKDPNKDQSYFLCQLSQEQLSKALFPIGELLKPEVREIAKQQDLVTAGKKDSQGLCFIGKVRLPEFLQQQLKPKEGVIVEVPSSLGKYNGNLTQFSSKNDELNHLAQDVEYAIADGKVVGKHQGAHYFTRGQRKGLAVGGTAEPLFVIDTDVEENIIYTGQGKNHPGLLKKALFVKEEEIHWVRTDMSLADGESLNVLARIRYRQPLQTGTLTKVESGMYVEFEELQSAITEGQFVAWYLKDELVGSGVIS; from the coding sequence ATGAAACGAGTTGTAGTTGGTCTTTCTGGTGGTGTCGATTCTAGTGTTGCAGCTTTTCTTTTAAAGGAGCAAGGCTACGACGTTATTGGTCTTTTCATGAAGAACTGGCACGATGACTCTGTAACGATTTCGGATGAATGCCCGTGGTTAGATGATAGTAACGATGCAATGCTGGTAGCGGACAAACTGGGGATTCCTTTCCAGACGATTGACCTTAGTGAGCAGTACAAAGAAAAAATCGTGGACTATATGTTCAACGAATATAAGATGGGCCGTACTCCTAATCCCGACGTATTGTGCAACAGAGAAATAAAATTCGATGTTTTTATGAAGGTTGCAGAAGATTTGGGTGCAGATTATGTTGCAACTGGTCATTATTGCAGAAAGGGAGAAATTAAGGACGGAGATAAAACTATTTACAGCTTAATAGCCGGTAAAGACCCCAACAAGGATCAATCCTATTTTCTTTGCCAATTATCGCAAGAGCAATTGTCTAAAGCATTATTCCCGATTGGTGAACTTCTAAAACCTGAAGTAAGGGAAATTGCCAAACAACAAGACTTGGTGACTGCTGGCAAAAAGGATTCCCAAGGACTTTGTTTTATAGGAAAGGTTAGATTGCCAGAATTTCTCCAGCAGCAGTTAAAACCTAAGGAAGGTGTCATTGTAGAAGTTCCATCAAGCTTAGGAAAATATAACGGTAATCTAACTCAATTCAGCTCTAAAAACGACGAATTAAATCATCTTGCACAAGATGTTGAATATGCTATAGCTGACGGGAAGGTCGTTGGGAAACATCAGGGAGCTCATTATTTTACCAGAGGTCAGAGAAAAGGTCTCGCGGTTGGTGGTACTGCGGAGCCGTTATTTGTGATTGATACTGATGTTGAAGAAAATATTATATACACTGGCCAGGGTAAAAATCATCCTGGATTATTGAAAAAAGCCTTATTTGTTAAGGAGGAAGAAATTCATTGGGTCCGGACGGATATGTCTTTGGCGGATGGTGAAAGTTTAAATGTGTTGGCAAGAATACGTTATAGACAGCCCTTACAAACAGGGACTTTAACCAAAGTTGAATCAGGTATGTACGTTGAGTTTGAAGAATTACAATCCGCCATTACAGAAGGGCAATTTGTTGCATGGTATTTGAAGGATGAGTTGGTCGGATCAGGAGTTATTTCATAA
- a CDS encoding Por secretion system C-terminal sorting domain-containing protein: protein MAKNLLLLLVITISYFSYGQQDAWVFLKDKQNVANAVANPNTILSQRAIDRKNRHGISIDARDVPVTENYISQLKTQSGITVYAKSKWMNAVHVRGTEAQIRALTSLNFVDFIDFADKNLANAGRVRQQENKFSVEDEQVTFNYGLSENQVSMLNVDLLHENNYTGEGICIAVLDSGFPNIETLAAFERLRNNGDYLGGYDFPNRTSDLNVAVDGDHGVRVLSTMAAYLDGQYVGTAPDASYYLFRTEIGPSENPVEESYWVEAAERADSLGVNIINSSLGYTQYDNPNYSYTPSDMDGKSAYITRGANIAAEKGILVVNSAGNEGNSSWGIVGAPADGPGVFSIAAVTPSGNYASFSSKGSAIQPTQKPDVAAQGAPANVITSSGALVSNNGTSFSSPIMAGSIASLWQSMPDVDPETIKRLVRESSSQFNNPDFFIGYGIPDMSNALNALLSTKDKYSLDLRIFPNPVSSFLTLQSSKSLSNSKIVIYNVLGTKVKSQNSLGSSNKIDVTSLANGVYLLKITLDNNTKTFKFIKS from the coding sequence ATGGCAAAAAATCTACTTTTACTTTTAGTTATTACAATAAGTTACTTCAGTTACGGGCAACAAGATGCTTGGGTCTTTTTGAAGGACAAGCAAAACGTTGCTAACGCAGTTGCGAATCCTAACACAATTTTGTCACAGCGAGCGATAGACCGCAAGAATAGACATGGAATTTCAATTGATGCCAGGGATGTTCCCGTCACCGAAAATTATATCTCACAACTCAAGACCCAATCCGGAATCACGGTTTACGCAAAATCTAAATGGATGAATGCGGTGCACGTAAGAGGAACAGAAGCACAGATTAGAGCACTAACGTCCTTAAATTTTGTTGATTTTATTGATTTTGCTGATAAAAACCTGGCCAATGCTGGTCGTGTAAGACAGCAGGAAAATAAATTTTCAGTTGAAGATGAACAAGTGACATTTAATTATGGTCTAAGTGAAAACCAAGTAAGTATGTTGAATGTCGACCTACTTCACGAAAATAATTATACTGGCGAAGGTATTTGTATCGCGGTGTTAGATTCAGGTTTTCCAAATATTGAAACACTTGCCGCATTTGAGCGATTAAGAAACAACGGTGATTATTTAGGTGGATATGATTTCCCAAATAGAACCAGTGATTTAAACGTTGCCGTAGATGGTGACCATGGAGTGAGAGTTCTAAGTACAATGGCGGCATATTTAGATGGTCAATATGTTGGTACCGCACCAGACGCTTCTTATTATTTGTTTAGAACCGAGATTGGGCCATCCGAAAATCCGGTTGAAGAAAGTTACTGGGTAGAGGCAGCTGAGAGAGCAGATAGCCTTGGGGTTAATATTATTAATAGCTCTTTGGGCTATACTCAGTACGATAATCCGAATTACAGTTATACACCATCGGATATGGATGGAAAAAGCGCTTACATCACTAGGGGCGCAAATATTGCAGCAGAAAAAGGAATCCTTGTGGTAAATTCTGCAGGTAACGAAGGTAACTCTAGTTGGGGAATCGTTGGAGCGCCGGCAGATGGCCCTGGGGTTTTTAGTATTGCAGCAGTTACGCCATCAGGAAATTATGCATCTTTCAGTTCTAAGGGTAGTGCGATACAACCAACTCAGAAACCAGATGTTGCGGCTCAAGGTGCGCCGGCAAATGTTATAACTAGCAGTGGTGCCTTGGTTTCGAATAATGGAACTTCCTTTAGTTCCCCAATAATGGCGGGAAGTATTGCCTCTCTATGGCAGTCAATGCCAGATGTAGACCCAGAAACAATCAAAAGATTAGTTAGGGAATCATCTTCTCAATTTAATAACCCTGATTTTTTTATCGGTTATGGAATTCCGGATATGTCAAATGCGTTAAATGCGCTATTATCAACCAAGGATAAATATAGTCTCGATTTAAGGATTTTTCCAAATCCAGTAAGTTCATTTTTGACCTTGCAATCTTCAAAATCATTGAGTAATTCTAAAATTGTAATTTATAATGTTCTAGGCACGAAAGTAAAGTCTCAAAACAGCTTGGGCTCTTCAAACAAAATTGATGTTACTAGCCTTGCGAATGGCGTTTATTTGCTTAAAATAACATTGGATAATAATACTAAAACCTTCAAATTTATTAAATCTTAA
- a CDS encoding enoyl-[acyl-carrier protein] reductase II: MPNKITELFNIKYPIIQAGMVWNSGWELASASSNSGILGLLGAGSMYPEILREHIIKCKRATSKPFGVNVPLLYPNIEEIMDVILQEDIKIVFTSAGNPNTWTAKLKVQGITVVHVVSSVKFALKAQEAGVDAVVAEGFEAGGHNGREETTTLTLIPMVKEKIRIPLIAAGGIATGNAMLACMILGADGVQVGSRFVASEESSAHLDFKNLVVASDEGDTQLTLKELAPVRLIKNKFFQQIVEAYKNNPTPEKLKTLLGRARAKRGMFEGDLEEGELEIGQISGLIHDIKPVSKIVDDLLQEYHSAIKNLETSSRFKF; this comes from the coding sequence ATGCCAAATAAAATCACCGAACTTTTCAATATCAAATATCCGATAATACAAGCGGGTATGGTGTGGAATAGCGGTTGGGAATTAGCTTCGGCCTCTTCTAATTCAGGTATTTTAGGATTACTGGGTGCAGGGTCTATGTATCCAGAAATTCTTAGAGAGCATATTATAAAATGTAAGCGAGCGACCTCGAAACCTTTTGGGGTTAATGTACCTTTGCTTTATCCGAATATTGAAGAAATAATGGATGTGATTCTTCAAGAAGATATTAAGATTGTCTTTACTTCTGCGGGAAATCCGAATACCTGGACCGCAAAATTAAAGGTTCAAGGTATTACGGTGGTTCATGTGGTTAGCAGCGTTAAGTTCGCATTGAAAGCTCAAGAAGCAGGTGTAGATGCAGTTGTGGCTGAAGGTTTTGAAGCAGGGGGCCATAATGGGCGCGAAGAAACTACGACCTTAACTTTGATACCAATGGTAAAGGAGAAAATTAGAATTCCACTTATCGCGGCGGGAGGTATCGCAACCGGCAATGCCATGTTGGCTTGTATGATTTTAGGAGCCGATGGAGTGCAAGTAGGGAGTAGATTTGTAGCCAGTGAAGAGTCCTCGGCCCATTTGGATTTTAAAAATCTGGTCGTTGCTTCCGATGAAGGTGATACTCAGCTAACTCTTAAAGAACTTGCCCCGGTTAGGTTAATTAAGAATAAATTTTTCCAACAAATTGTTGAAGCATACAAGAACAACCCGACTCCAGAGAAGTTGAAAACTTTACTCGGAAGGGCAAGGGCAAAACGAGGTATGTTTGAAGGTGACCTTGAAGAAGGAGAACTAGAAATAGGCCAAATTTCAGGTTTGATACATGATATTAAGCCCGTTTCAAAAATTGTGGATGACCTTTTGCAAGAATATCATTCAGCAATAAAAAATTTAGAAACTTCGTCTCGATTCAAGTTTTAG
- a CDS encoding Antitoxin component YwqK of the YwqJK toxin-antitoxin module, whose protein sequence is MYIKNSILAFLFLFPFLMFSQEKNQTDENGERHGVWKKNYDHTDQVRYEGQFEHGKETGVFKYYTLDKGKSILSATKDFDAKTGIAEAKFISSKGKLISEGKLNGRLYMGKWTYYHNKTDAVMSTETYNDNGKLEGEKLVFYEDGQVAEKVFYKDGMIQGLNTWYSENGKVLKEFLYKDNVLHGISKFYDGEGVLVTEGEYRNGMKHGIWKYYEEGKLKEEKDFTVKSKNPIKQD, encoded by the coding sequence ATGTATATAAAAAATTCAATATTAGCTTTTTTGTTTTTGTTTCCGTTCTTGATGTTTTCACAAGAGAAAAATCAAACGGATGAAAATGGTGAACGACATGGAGTTTGGAAAAAAAATTATGATCACACCGACCAAGTTAGATACGAGGGTCAATTTGAACACGGTAAGGAAACAGGCGTGTTTAAGTATTATACTTTAGATAAAGGCAAAAGTATTTTAAGCGCAACCAAGGATTTTGATGCTAAAACTGGTATTGCAGAAGCAAAGTTTATTTCTTCCAAAGGAAAATTGATCAGCGAAGGCAAGTTGAACGGAAGACTTTATATGGGAAAGTGGACTTACTACCATAACAAGACCGATGCAGTGATGTCTACCGAAACATATAATGACAACGGAAAATTAGAAGGAGAAAAATTGGTTTTTTATGAAGATGGGCAAGTCGCGGAGAAGGTTTTCTATAAAGATGGGATGATACAAGGTTTAAATACTTGGTATTCGGAAAACGGAAAAGTTCTAAAAGAATTTCTTTATAAGGATAATGTACTTCATGGAATTTCGAAGTTTTACGATGGCGAAGGAGTACTTGTTACAGAGGGCGAATACCGAAATGGTATGAAGCATGGTATTTGGAAGTATTATGAAGAAGGAAAATTAAAGGAAGAAAAAGATTTTACGGTAAAGTCGAAAAATCCAATCAAACAGGATTAG